The nucleotide window TGCAGCAGCAACGCAGTCAGAAAGGGCGCTGGATTGGTCTGCTGTGCCTCATCGCTGCCGTCGGGCTCTCGGTAGATGACCCGCTATTTGTCGTCCGGGATCTGCCGGCTATAAGCTGGCTGTTGGGTGTTTCTGCTACGGTATTGCTGCTCCGTCACTGAAGTGAAACAATAAACAATTACTCTTGCCGCCTCCCATTTTCCGGGGATAGTAGTGTTGCAGGGGATCGGGTATCCTTGCCTGCTTAGATTTTGAAGAATATTGATATGTCAGAGTTATGGTTAGACCAGGTTAAGTGGAATAGTGATGGGCTGGTACCGGCAATCGCCCAGGATCATATTACGGGCAGAGTGTTGATGGTCGCCTGGATGAATCGCGAGGCGCTGGCGCTGACGGTCCAGGAAAACCGGGCTATATACTGGTCCCGGTCGCGGCAGAAACTATGGCGCAAAGGGGAAGAGTCAGGTCACGTACAGGTGCTGCATGACATCCGCCTTGATTGCGATAATGATGTCATTCTGCTCAGTGTAGAGCAGTTAGGTGGTATTGCCTGTCATACCGGTCGCGAACACTGCTTTTTTAAAACCCTTAAAGAGGGGGAGTGGGTTGCGGTTGAACCCGTTCTGAAAGACCCCGATACGATTTACGATAAGTAAGGCCTTATTATGAGTGATGTACTGACACAGTTGGGCGATATTCTTGAGCAGCGTAAAGCGGCGACGGCTGAAAAGTCTTATGTCGCCAGCCTGCATGCGAAAGGGCTGAACAAAATTCTGGAAAAAGTCGGTGAAGAAGCAACGGAAACGATTATTGCCGCAAAAGATGCAGAGTTAAATGGCGATACCCGCGATGTTGTCTATGAAACAGCCGATCTGTGGTTTCATACGCTGGTTGCGCTCTCTCACTTGGGGGTCCGTCCGGAAGCCGTGGTAAATGAGCTTGCCAGTCGCTTTGATATGTCAGGTCTGGAAGAGAAAGCATCCCGGACTGAGAAAAAGTAGTTTTAAAGCGGTTCCAGATAAATGATAAAATGAGTAATCTGGAACA belongs to Amphritea atlantica and includes:
- the hisI gene encoding phosphoribosyl-AMP cyclohydrolase, whose protein sequence is MSELWLDQVKWNSDGLVPAIAQDHITGRVLMVAWMNREALALTVQENRAIYWSRSRQKLWRKGEESGHVQVLHDIRLDCDNDVILLSVEQLGGIACHTGREHCFFKTLKEGEWVAVEPVLKDPDTIYDK
- a CDS encoding phosphoribosyl-ATP diphosphatase, encoding MSDVLTQLGDILEQRKAATAEKSYVASLHAKGLNKILEKVGEEATETIIAAKDAELNGDTRDVVYETADLWFHTLVALSHLGVRPEAVVNELASRFDMSGLEEKASRTEKK